In a genomic window of Phyllostomus discolor isolate MPI-MPIP mPhyDis1 chromosome 5, mPhyDis1.pri.v3, whole genome shotgun sequence:
- the LOC114496309 gene encoding peptidyl-prolyl cis-trans isomerase A-like encodes MVRVKDPWIVANAGRAYSTCKKNICPTLAKPDYLRIRAEEVHALVQQALGLTQDFIHNSSTTITNLKSSEIYVTKFTGNRTFKKKTSGLADAATAPIFPHPATVNPTVFFDIPAYGKPLGRISFKLFADKVPKTAENFHALSTGEKGCGYKGSCFHRIILGFMCQGGNFTCHSGRDGKCISICGEKFDDENFILKHTGPGILSVANAGPNTNGPQFFIYTAKTEWLDGKCVVNGMDVVTAMEHYRSRNGNISQKITIADCGQL; translated from the exons ATGGTGAGAGTGAAGGATCCCTGGATTGTAGCGAATGCTGGGAGAGCGTACAGCACTTGTAAAAAGAACATTTGCCCGACTCTAGCAAAGCCAGATTATCTAAGAATCAGAGCAGAGGAGGTTCATGCCTTAGTCCAACAGGCACTAGGCTTGACTCAAG atTTCATTCACAATAGCAGTACTACTattactaatttaaaaagcagtgaaaTATATGTGACAAAATTTACAGGAAACAggacctttaaaaagaaaacttcaggccttGCAGATGCTGCCACTGCCCCTATCTTCCCACACCCAGCCACGGTCAACCCCACCGTGTTCTTTGACATCCCCGCCTATGGCAAGCCTTTGGGCCGCATCTCCTTCAAGCTATTTGCAGACAAAGTTCCAAAGACAGCAGAAAACTTTCATGCTCTGAGCACTGGAGAGAAAGGATGTGGTTATAAAGGTTCCTGCTTTCACAGAATTATTCTGGGATTTATGTGCCAGGGTGGTAACTTCACATGCCACAGTGGCAGAGATGGCAAATGTATCTCCATCTGTGGGGAGAAATTTGATGATGAAAATTTCATCTTGAAGCACACAGGTCCTGGCATCTTGTCCGTGGCAAATGCTGGGCCCAACACAAATGGTCCTCAGTTTTTTATCTACACTGCAAAGACTGAGTGGCTGGATGGCAAGTGTGTGGTCAATGGCATGGATGTTGTGACAGCCATGGAGCACTACAGGTCCAGGAATGGCAACATCAGCCAGAAGATCACCATTGCTGACTGTGGGCAACTCTAA